From one Sus scrofa isolate TJ Tabasco breed Duroc chromosome 9, Sscrofa11.1, whole genome shotgun sequence genomic stretch:
- the SYTL2 gene encoding synaptotagmin-like protein 2 isoform X3, with amino-acid sequence MIDLSFLTEEEQEAIMKVLQRDAALKRAEEERVRHLPEKIKDDQQLKNMSGQWFYEAKAKRHRDKIHGADIIRASMRKKRHQVAAEQSKDRENGAKESWVNNINKDAFPSPELSGVVQEPREDVAPTSPSSSAVNPASTVIDTSQENTRKSDASPAKQRKNPFNSSMLPEDHLSQQTKNEQSHNGRAGFFQTSEKESKEKSSRPDISSQKLEKPEPTLPGPEKGSQIKPPIPKARRMMYKSPDLKQDDKQSLPRQRTDSLNTRGPPRGILKRNSSSSSTDSETVRFHQSFEPKSKIVSPGLTIHERISEKECSLEDDSSSNSLEPLKHVRFSALEDGHPQSPELVRGREVGEFGVLESDSLKNGTEDAGDADEFWKDPKPSQDRKPLPFQPPASSPSASKSDTHQPTTSGSFPVNEHHSPKEVLTARPQSTENPHTLGEHKANSSELLKLESTLSQNPAEKRFCVADELSHTEPEPSQVPDHSSRDHQQGKPPPLKALKAKTSSRSGPYATEMRKTTDDSISKVLDWFNRSSHSEDSKSSLQHPRETEPKGETNSKSQIAVALETDDSSPKENGSKALLSTKVKLTPAVSDSAFQMEENMLPSENCQDHKVNVKPKSINLSQQGKEHPGILQPFEIYSPNQESKTVDYSQGSKNIEGTGVLPPTRHYSHSVHKGSHAEGQASCRIKDVDSLSEQEEPKLHVYEKNRGKSEVNFDSTAIAEEPSLKDNMKAERESKGRDTYNLKASLEPEKTELPPEVASNKSWKKPEVQLQEAGEVSQNQVQREKYKRVSDRISFWEGEKTAAKITHKEPTSSFSQERPSANAYPPVKSTNSLSTGHSKYNNQVTAKPVVLDKDGQAAHLSGFYSSHKPKETRPQVLGPSKNYPSADQPGQVSLFRNKTTEPVKRLPVPDHLHSGKDTTLPPLPHPSDVGSEIHTSLEKDRSQIDESNPNFKVMSLRERMDEPSTEQVYNHSQFENLRKFWDLGAQPNSQDTVEENTTTSGQKKSVPFNSQKHKEFSDIKSSGKNTHEREKTVPAREETEKLNSQSTLQVLPDETTFPLRPPRKSTHQLPGNESPKENMEKNTEPFVTPEFKEEKDYSDRKMQEIQESVVKTSVSSKDYKDTFNDSLQKLLSEASSPGIQASGGEVHEKQVLEPGVSEKRIWPPKTDSAAIEEEAKGLKEIIHEHIDKTVAPPRVKPNTLAASLDKLLKETPGTPPSPLHTKCELITTRISAESEEHREVAKGIEGNPNPSVYQREKVAPLPEGGETWGKTAPSQTARSGECPLKVASSFRVGAEGSRPLGQPPQCHRKGSCRDVANSPQDRPSFRDAQLAPQDEAFPSQREISETVEKIVIPPKPALADVRAALQKLFREACLSYPAEREVVSGVVNAEFPESVQVPGSPPDSLRVSPPWASVDTTVPERKNFCAFSVVPDKTQEAGSWSAAHMSPTEQTLSSSASTAARYGPELPQEVTESVRETVVQPKSELLEFSAGLEKLLKETIATPCSRHDSDPRALDSSELIGSTEVPRQAAPAFHPKEVKETIKKSEAPSKAEGAFDIGFEKLLKETSNSCSYQLPMSVKDETPEKELSQSRQARCLGKVPPFSWTASGASGMKLKSHASRSHVNQGGEELGRDKAVTDGSIDLCGSESGIEIPGTAQLSVDHATGTTEMINPPEDRDSEREVAVVQEGASQEPGFKEAPEAISLPRSEQPFFPLLTTAENSMKISKVELILASLYKRAGKHEEKEGISDSDFADGNISSNAESWRNTSSSEEEPSPVLKTLERSAARKMPSKSLEDISSDSSNQAKVDNLPEELVRSAEDVSTVPSQPDNQFSHPDKLKRMSKSVPAFLQDESDDRETDTASEGSYQLSRHKKSPSSLTNLSSSSGMTSLSSVSGSVMSVYSGDFGNLEVRGSIQFAIDYVDSLKELHVFVAQCKDLAAADVKKQRSDPYVKTYLLPDKGKMGKKKTLVVKKTLNPVYNEILRYKIEKQILKTQKLNLSVWHRDTFKRNSFLGEVELDLETWDWDNKQNKQLKWYPLKRKTAPVALEAENRGEMKLALQYVPEPMPGKKLPTTGEVHIWVKECLDLPLLRGSHLNSFVKCTILPDTSRKSRQKTRAVGKTTNPVFNHTMVYDGFRPEDLTEACVELTVWDHYKLTNQFLGGLRIGFGTGKSYGTEVDWMDSTSEEVALWEKMVNSPNTWIEATLPLRMLLIAKISK; translated from the exons TTCCAGTGCGGTAAATCCAGCTTCCACCGTGATTGATACATCCCAGGAAAACACAAGGAAGTCAGATGCGTCTCCAGCCAAG CAAAGGAAGAATCCGTTTAATAGCTCCATGTTGCCGGAAGATCACTTATCTCAACAAACCAAAAACGAGCAGTCACACAATGGAAGGGCTGGTTTCTTTCAGACTTCAGAAAAgg AGTCCAAAGAAAAATCATCTCGCCCGGATATTTCAAGTCAAAAGTTAGAGAAACCAGAGCCGACTCTGCCAGGCCCTGAGAAAGGGTCCCAAATCAAGCCTCCAATCCCCAAAGCCAGGAGAATGATGTACAAATCACCTGACCTAAAGCAAGATGATAAGCAGTCCCTTCCTAGACAAAGGACAGACTCCCTGAACACAAGAGGGCCTCCGCGAGGGATCCTGAAACGCAACTCCAGTTCCAGCAGCACAGACTCAGAAACTGTTCGTTTCCATCAGAGCTTTGAACCCAAAAGCAAAATCGTGTCCCCTGGCCTAACCATCCATGAGAGGATTTCTGAGAAGGAGTGTTCTTTAGAGGATGACTCCTCCTCAAACTCGCTGGAGCCGTTAAAGCACGTGAGATTCTCTGCGCTGGAAGATGGACACCCACAGAGTCCAGAGCTAGTCCGTGGCCGTGAGGTGGGAGAATTTGGTGTTTTAGAATCTGACTCGTTGAAGAATGGAACAGAAGATGCTGGGGACGCAGATGAGTTTTGGAAGGACCCTAAGCCCTCGCAGGACAGAAAGCCTTTGCCTTTTCAGCCCCCAGCCTCAAGCCCAAGTGCATCAAAAAGTGACACACATCAGCCAACAACTTCTGGTTCTTTTCCAGTTAATGAGCACCATTCTCCCAAAGAAGTTCTCACTGCAAGACCACAGTCCACTGAGAATCCACACACCCTTGGTGAACACAAAGCTAACTCATCAGAATTGTTAAAGCTTGAGTCAACATTGTCCCAAAACCCTGCTG aAAAGCGTTTCTGTGTTGCAGATGAACTGTCTCACACTGAGCCTGAGCCTTCTCAGGTGCCAGATCACAGTTCTAGAGACCATCAGCAAGGTAAGCCCCCTCCTCTCAAGGCCCTAAAAGCTAAGACGTCCTCACGCTCTGGTCCATATGCCACTGAGATGAGGAAGACAACTGATGATTCCATATCTAAAGTCCTAGACTGGTTTAACCGAAGTTCTCATTCAGAAGACAGTAAGTCATCTCTCCAACATCCCCGAGAAACAGAGCCCAAAggagaaacaaactcaaagtcACAGATTGCGGTTGCCTTGGAGACAGATGATAGCAGTCCAAAAGAAAATGGCTCAAAGGCTCTATTATCCACCAAAGTGAAATTGACACCTGCGGTATCTGATTCAGCATTTCAGATGGAGGAAAATATGCTGCCTTCTGAAAATTGCCAGGACCACAAGGTGAATGTCAAACCCAAATCTATTAATTTGTCCCAACAAGGCAAGGAACATCCAGGCATACTGCAACCATTTGAAATCTATAGTCCAAATCAAGAGAGTAAAACTGTGGACTATAGCCAAGGTTCAAAAAACATAGAAGGAACTGGGGTACTTCCTCCAACCCGTCACTATTCTCACAGTGTTCACAAAGGATCTCATGCAGAAGGCCAGGCTTCATGCCGCATTAAGGATGTTGACAGCTTAAGTGAACAAGAAGAGCCCAAGCTTCATGTTTatgaaaaaaacagaggaaagtcGGAAGTGAATTTTGATTCTACAGCAATTGCCGAAGAGCCAAGTTTGAAAGACAAcatgaaggcagagagagagagcaaaggaagGGATACTTATAACCTTAAAGCTTCTTTAGAACCGGAGAAGACTGAACTGCCACCTGAGGTGGCCAGCAATAAGTCTTGGAAGAAGCCCGAGGTCCAGCTACAAGAAGCTGGTGAGGTTTCCCAGAACCAAGTGCAGCGAGAGAAATACAAAAGAGTGAGTGACAGAATATCGTTTTGGGAAGGTGAGAAAACTGCTGCTAAGATAACTCATaaagaacccacatcttcattcaGTCAGGAACGACCTTCTGCTAATGCATATCCGCCTGTGAAGTCCACCAATAGTTTATCTACAGGCCATAGTAAATATAATAATCAAGTCACTGCCAAACCAGTGGTCCTAGATAAGGATGGCCAAGCAGCCCATCTCTCTGGTTTTTATTCCTCACATAAACCTAAAGAGACCAGGCCCCAAGTATTAGGTCCATCCAAAAATTATCCTTCAGCTGACCAACCAGGTCAAGTGTCTCTGTTTCGGAATAAGACAACTGAGCCTGTGAAAAGATTACCAGTGCCAGACCATTTGCATTCCGGAAAGGACACTACTTTACCGCCACTGCCACATCCTTCAGATGTTGGGAGTGAAATACATACCTCTTTGGAGAAAGACAGATCTCAAATCGATGAATCGAATCCCAACTTTAAAGTTATGTCCCTaagagaaagaatggatgaaCCCAGTACAGAACAGGTCTATAATCACTCTCAATTTGAGAATCTGAGGAAGTTTTGGGACTTAGGAGCCCAGCCAAACAGTCAAGATACTGTGGAGGAGAATACTACCACCAGCGGccaaaaaaaatctgtgcctTTTAATAGCCAGAAACACAAAGAATTCAGTGACATTAAATCATCAGGAAAAAATACCCAcgaaagagagaaaacagttccggcaagagaggaaacagagaaattaaattcACAGAGCACACTCCAGGTGTTACCAGATGAAACCACATTTCCATTGAGACCACCCAGAAAGTCCACTCATCAGTTGCCAGGAAATGAATCACCAaaggaaaacatggaaaaaaatacgGAACCGTTTGTTACTCCAGAGTTCAAGGAAGAAAAGGATTACTCTGACCGAAAGATGCAAGAGATTCAGGAATCCGTAGTGAAAACAAGTGTTTCGTCTAAGGACTACAAAGACACTTTTAACGACAGCTTGCAGAAGCTGCTTTCAGAAGCTTCGTCCCCAGGCATCCAGGCTTCTGGTGGAGAAGTTCATGAAAAACAAGTGCTTGAACCAGGGGTTTCTGAAAAGAGGATATGGCCTCCAAAGACAGATTCTGCTGCTATTGAGGAAGAAGCCAAAGGACTTAAGGAGATCATTCATGAACATATAGACAAAACAGTAGCTCCTCCCAGGGTCAAACCGAACACTTTGGCTGCGAGTCTAGACAAACTCCTGAAGGAAACACCTGGAACTCCACCCTCGCCCTTGCACACCAAGTGTGAGCTCATCACTACTAGGATCAGCGCTGAGTCTGAAGAGCATAGAGAGGTTGCAAAGGGGATAGAAGGGAATCCGAATCCATCAGtctatcagagagagaaagtagcTCCTTTGCCAGAGGGGGGAGAAACTTGGGGAAAGACGGCTCCCTCCCAGACAGCTCGGAGTGGTGAGTGCCCGCTGAAGGTGGCGAGCTCATTTCGCGTGGGCGCAGAGGGTTCTCGCCCACTGGGTCAGCCTCCCCAGTGTCACAGAAAGGGTTCTTGCAGGGATGTGGCCAACTCTCCCCAAGACAGGCCCTCTTTCAGGGATGCTCAGCTTGCTCCCCAGGATGAGGCATTTCCTTCTCAAAGGGAAATCTCAGAGACTGTAGAAAAGATTGTTATTCCACCCAAACCTGCACTGGCTGACGTCAGGGCTGCATTACAGAAGCTCTTTAGAGAAGCCTGTTTGAGTTATCCAGCTGAGAGGGAAGTCGTTTCTGGAGTAGTAAACGCAGAATTTCCTGAGAGCGTGCAGGTCCCAGGTAGCCCCCCAGATTCTCTGAGAGTTAGCCCACCATGGGCTTCAGTGGACACCACAGTTCCAGAGAGAAAGAACTTTTGTGCCTTTAGCGTAGTTCCTGATAAAACTCAGGAAGCTGGGTCTTGGTCAGCTGCCCACATGTCTCCAACAGAGCAGACCCTGAGCTCATCTGCTTCCACTGCTGCTCGGTACGGCCCAGAGTTACCTCAGGAAGTGACAGAAAGTGTGAGGGAGACAGTTGTTCAGCCTAAATCAGAGCTCCTTGAGTTCAGCGCTGGCTTAGAAAAACTACTGAAGGAAACAATTGCAACCCCCTGTTCAAGACATGACAGTGATCCCAGGGCTCTTGATTCATCTGAGCTAATAGGTAGTACTGAGGTGCCCAGGCAAGCTGCTCCTGCATTCCATcctaaggaagtaaaagaaacaataaaaaagtctGAGGCCCCATCCAAAGCTGAGGGTGCTTTTGATATTGGTTTTGAGAAACTCCTTAAAGAAACATCTAACAGTTGTTCTTATCAGCTCCCAATGTCAGTGAAGGATGAAACTCCCGAGAAGGAGCTTTCCCAGTCAAGGCAGGCGAGGTGCCTGGGGAAAGTGCCCCCCTTTTCCTGGACAGCCTCAGGGGCCTCTGGAATGAAGCTCAAGAGTCATGCTTCCCGGTCCCACGTCAACCAAGGTGGTGAAGAGTTGGGAAGAGACAAAGCTGTGACTGATGGATCCATAGATCTCTGTGGTTCTGAAAGTGGGATTGAGATCCCTGGCACCGCACAACTGTCTGTGGACCATGCAACAGGGACCACTGAAATGATAAACCCCCCAGAGGACAGGGATAGTGAGAGGGAGGTGGCAGTGGTTCAAGAAGGGGCTTCTCAGGAGCCGGGTTTCAAAGAGGCTCCTGAAGCAATTAGTTTGCCCAGAAGTGAGCaacccttcttccctctcctgacGACCGCAGAAAACTCTATGAAAATAAGTAAAGTTGAATTGATTCTGGCATCACTGTATAAGAGAGCagggaaacatgaagaaaaagaaggcatcTCTGACTCTGATTTTGCAGATGGAAACATCAGTTCTAATGCAGAAAGCTGGAGAAATACCTCCA GTTCAGAAGAAGAACCCAGTCCTGTTTTGAAAACTTTGGAAAGGAGTGCTGCTAGGAAAATGCCTTCCAAAAGTCTAGAAGATATTTCATCAGATTCATCAA ATCAAGCAAAAGTAGATAATCTGCCAGAAGAATTAGTACGTAGTGCTGAAGATG TTTCCACAGTGCCTTCACAGCCTGATAATCAGTTTTCCCACCCTGACAAACTCAAAAGGATGAGCAAGTCTGTTCCAGCCTTTCTACAAGATGAG AGTGATGACAGAGAAACAGATACAGCATCAGAAGGCAGTTACCAGCTCAGCAGACACAAGAAGAGCCCAAGCTCTCTAACCAATCTTAGCAGCTCCTCTGGCATGACGTCCTTGTCCTCT GTAAGCGGCAGTGTGATGAGTGTTTATAGCGGAGACTTCGGCAATCTGGAAGTGAGAGGAAGTATTCAGTTTGCAATCGACTATGTGGACTCACTGAAGGAGTTGCATGTCTTTGTGGCCCAGTGTAAAGACTTAGCAGCAGCGGATGTTAAGAAGCAGCGTTCGGACCC ATATGTAAAGACTTACCTGTTACCAGACAAGGGCAAAATGGGCAAGAAGAAAACACTTGTCGTGAAGAAAACGTTGAATCCTGTGTATAACGAGATACTACGG TATAAAATTGAAAAGCAGATCTTAAAGACGCAGAAGCTGAACCTCTCCGTTTGGCATCGAGATACATTTAAGCGCAATAGTTTTCTAGGGGAAGTGGAACTTGATTTAGAAACTTGGGACTGGGACAACAAACAGAATAAACAATTGAAGTGGTACCCTCTAAAGAGGAAG ACGGCTCCAGTTGCCCTTGAAGCAGAAAACAGAGGTGAAATGAAGTTAGCTCTCCAGTATGTCCCAGAGCCAATGCCTG GTAAAAAGCTTCCTACGACTGGAGAGGTGCACATCTGGGTGAAGGAATGCCTTGATCTACCACTGCTGAGGGGCAGCCATCTAAATTCTTTTGTTAAATG TACCATCCTTCCAGATACGAGTAGGAAAAGTCGCCAGAAGACAAGAGCTGTAGGGAAAACCACCAACCCTGTCTTCAACCACACCATGGTGTACGATGGGTTCAGGCCCGAAGATCTGACAGAAGCCTGTGTAGAGCTTACCGTCTGGGACCATTACAAGCTAACCAACCAGTTTTTGGGAGGTCTTCGGATTGGCTTTGGAACAG